The Kiritimatiellaceae bacterium genome contains the following window.
TCGATCCAGTCCAGACCTGCGATGCCGGCGTCCAGCATACCCAGTTCTACATAGCGGCTCATTTCCTGCGGGCGGAGCAGGCGGAGTTCAATCTCTTTGTCGTCGATGGAAGGAAAATAGGAACGCGAGTTGCCTGAGATGTTGAATCCGGCTTTCGCAAACAGCGCGTAGGTGGAGTCCTGCAGACTCCCCTTCGGTAATCCTATAATCAGTTTGTTCATATTCTCTAGGTTTCTTCCTTTTCTAAACAAGAGCGTCGGACTATACGGAAAACCTTTTTACCCGTCCACCGTTATTTACCCTTTTTCTAAATTCTGAATAATCGGTCGGCTGACCGGGCGCTTAGCGATTTTTTGAAGCGCCTCGGGGTAGGCGATGTGTTCCTGAGCGTGAATACGGGTCATTAGACTTTCGACGGTGTCGTCGGGCAGAACCGGTACCTTGCGCTGAACGATAATCGGGCCGGTGTCGATGCCGCCGTCGACAAAATGGACGGTACACCCGGTTTCTTTGGCGCCGGCTTCAAGCGCCTGCCGTCCGGCTTCGAGGCCGGGGAAATTCGGCAGCAGGGAAGGGTGAATGTTGATAATGCGTCCGGCGAAAGCGTTCAGCAGGCCGGGTTTTATGATGCGCATGAATCCGGCGAGGGCGATAAAGTCGCCGCCGTGCTGCCGTATAAGTTCAATGGCGTGCTGTTCAGCGTCGCCGTCGAGTTTGGTTTTAAACGGTGCACAGTCGAGATAGACGGCGGGATGTCCCAGTTTGCGGGCCCGTTCAAGGATGGTTGCGTCTTGGATGTCGGAGATGACGCAGGCGATGCGGGCATCAAGGCGTCCGGCGGCGATGGCCTCGGCTATCGCCTGATAGTTGGAGCCTGACCCCGATCCGAAAATAGCCAGATTCAGCATTTGGTAAGTTCCTTTTCCCGTTTTGACTGGAT
Protein-coding sequences here:
- the purN gene encoding phosphoribosylglycinamide formyltransferase, giving the protein MLNLAIFGSGSGSNYQAIAEAIAAGRLDARIACVISDIQDATILERARKLGHPAVYLDCAPFKTKLDGDAEQHAIELIRQHGGDFIALAGFMRIIKPGLLNAFAGRIINIHPSLLPNFPGLEAGRQALEAGAKETGCTVHFVDGGIDTGPIIVQRKVPVLPDDTVESLMTRIHAQEHIAYPEALQKIAKRPVSRPIIQNLEKG